In the genome of Oscarella lobularis chromosome 1, ooOscLobu1.1, whole genome shotgun sequence, one region contains:
- the LOC136198585 gene encoding uncharacterized protein, translated as MPVFNKKVDLCLVTTTETELHSAKKVLKKITGSLDGPYQCLRSDTKKLAAMVFSTAWKHFFDDDRSLEVALVRAGDQRGHKATDFVESLSHTPLEPSVIAMVGVCAGNPKLVQLGDLLVPKAISLDDGKQYVGGRQGRTETIPIEIDETLKGIAGVIEENAPWLEYVPEELKSIKPPVSPKEERPPKIHMNEFVSGDNLKETADWDAMAERVGRKLTGYEMEGFGFYYGCNRYLGSSKRIFVKGVSDYASKDTKISDKSYQKYCCASATALVFHLAKLGDASLFGTDFPVKPPVDPFPTDDELVSDNLINACALVNESLWENLGASLLSQGDLQYIREHFDRNYARMVEVLKTWKNAKSPKVGQLLGWFQVFDVNRRVIEMKYELLCGRK; from the exons ATGCCCGTCTTCAACAAGAAAGTGGACCTTTGCCTCGTTACGACCACGGAAACGGAGCTTCACAGCGCCAAGAAAGTTCTGAAGAAGATAACAGGATCTCTGGACGGTCCGTACCAGTGTTTACGTTCCGACACAAAGAAACTCGCCGCTATGGTCTTCTCTACCGCTTGGAAACAtttctttgacgacgatcgttcgCTTGAAGTCGCTCTTGTTCGAGCTGGCGATCAGAGGGGTCATAAGGCCACCGATTTTGTGGAGTCACTGTCACACACTCCACTTGAGCCGTCCGTAATCGCCATGGTGGGAGTGTGCGCTGGAAATCCCAAGCTCGTTCAGCTAGGAGATCTCTTAGTTCCCAAGGCGATTTCTCTCGACGATGGGAAACAGTATGTAGGTGGCAGGCAAGGCAGGACAGAGACTATCCCCATCGAAATTGATGAAACGCTGAAGGGGATTGCTGGAGTGATAGAAGAAAATGCGCCGTGGTTAGAGTACGTCCCAGAAGAATTGAAGAGCATCAAGCCACCCGTTTCTCCGAAAGAGGAGAGACCACCAAAAATTCATATGAACGAATTCGTCTCAGGTGATAACCTGAAAGAAACTGCAGATTGGGATGCAATGGCTGAAAGAGTTGGACGAAAGCTGACAGGCTATGAAATGGAAGGCTTTGGCTTTTATTACGGCTGTAACCGGTATTTAGGCAGCAGCAAGAGGATTTTCGTCAAAGGGGTGTCAGATTATGCATCAAAAGACACAAAAATTTCTGACAAATCTTATCAAAAGTATTGCTGTGCGTCAGCAACAGCGCTTGTTTTTCACCTGGCAAAATTGGGTGATGCGTCACTCTTCGGAACAG attTTCCGGTTAAGCCTCCTGTAGACCCTTTTCCCACTGATGATGAACTGGTATCTGACAATCTGATCAACGCCTGTGCTCTCGTCAATGAATCATTATGGGAAAATCTCGGAGCTTCTCTTCTTAGCCAAGGCGATCTTCAATACATTCGCGAACACTTTGATCGCAACTACGCTCGTATGGTTGAAGTGTTGAAAACGTggaaaaatgcaaaatcaCCTAAAGTGGGCCAGCTTTTAGGATGGTTTCAGGTTTTTGACGTGAACCGAAGAGTAATCGAAATGAAATATGAATTACTGTGTGGCCGCAAGTAG
- the LOC136183428 gene encoding probable serine/threonine-protein kinase DDB_G0280461 translates to MAFLHSQGVLHLNLKPAKVLVERAQSATTLGCKITGSQCRFESEFQVPPIDLSWGTNYFMAPERLSGVTLSAVVLMKSDVYSFGIMMWLVLEKIQVENIASYFETDEARRICMKFNFQGKKSCAPEWCNELSFSCSERSFADRPSFADVLERFGVNQPFQSDGNCITSIERKELVYIEEEDIIDVGGFGEVYEAKFTRLKEKVAVKVLYGRPRNEDEKRNLSKEAEVFSKIPPHLNIVKLIGICNEFRYFALVLEFAEGGNLSDFLKSDKSHDWKTRENVAQQTAAGMKHLHTCEIIHLDLKPANVLIKETNGHVVAKICDFGLSKNKDVSLLTRSRQSGVDPSGTVPYISPERYSEHPYGEGTDKDRLGIAMKSDVYSYGMILWRIQERRSLPTRKPPPGYYKYYKLPNRTQQAPKWYNDLVDKCDKEKPEERPLFSEIVIVFESQQ, encoded by the exons ATGGCTTTTCTTCACAGCCAAGGCGTGCTGCATCTAAATCTTAAGCCAGCAAAGGTCTTGGTGGAACGAGCTCAGTCTGCAACCACTCTAGGGTGCAAG ATCACAGGTTCGCAATGTCGCTTTGAATCAGAGTTTCAAGTTCCTCCTATTGATTTAAGTTGGGGCACCAATTACTTCATGGCACCTGAACGCTTGTCAGGTGTGACTTTGAGTGCAGTAGTGCTCATGAAAAGCGACGTCTACAG CTTTGGTATCATGATGTGGCTGGTACTAGAGAAGATACAAGTTGAAAACATAGCTTCTT ATTTTGAAACGGACGAGGCACGCCGTATTTGTATGAAATTTAACTTTCAGGGGAAAAAAAGCTGCGCTCCGGAATGGTGCAACGAACTCAGTTTCTCCTGCTCAGAACGCAGTTTTGCAGACCGCCCATCTTTTGCTGACGTTCTTGAGCGATTCGGCGTTAATCAGCCGTTTCAAAGTGATGGCAATTGCATTACCTCTATTGAGCGAAAGGAATTAGTCTatatcgaagaagaagatatCATTGACGTCGGTGGATTTGGTGAAGTGTATGAAGCGAAGTTCACACGACTCAAAGAGAAAGTTGCAGTTAAAGTGCTCTACGGAAGACCAAGAAACGAAGA tgaaaaaagaaatctgaGTAAAGAAGCTGAAGTGTTCTCTAAAATTCCACCTCACTTGAACATAGTGAAACTCATAGGCATCTGTAATGAATTTAGGTACTTTGCATTAGTTCTTGAATTCGCCGAAGGAGGAAATCTGTcggattttttgaaatcagACAAGAGTCATGACTGGAAAACGCGGGAAAACGTTGCTCAGCAGACGGCGGCGGGCATGAAGCATCTTCACACATGCGAAATTATACATCTTGATCTTAAACCTGCCAACGTTCTTATCAAAGAGACGAATGGACACGTGGTTGCCAAA ATTTGCGATTTTGGTCtttcaaaaaataaagatgTCAGTTTATTGACGAGGAGTCGTCAATCAGGAGTTGACCCTTCAGGAACAGTACCGTATATTTCTCCTGAGAGATACTCAGAGCATCCGTATGGAGAGGGCACTGATAAAGACAGACTTGGAATAGCGATGAAATCTGATGTCTACAGCTACGGAATGATATTGTGGCGAAttcaagaaagaagaagtctTCCTACTA GAAAACCGCCTCCTGGATATTACAAGTATTACAAGCTGCCAAATCGAACGCAGCAGGCTCCAAAATGGTACAACGATTTGGTAGACAAGTgtgacaaagaaaagccaGAAGAGCGACCTTTATTCAGTGAGATTGTTATCGTTTTTGAATCCCAACAGTAG
- the LOC136199682 gene encoding uncharacterized protein, with protein MASIDDDDANTFSNPKKVSKAKKKKTGTDVAAAGSSMAATAAAAAPAKSWEEILQTPRKTHCANRFALPSTAKAATGSTSRKVSATPFPIALFDASKVNRVTDEQLLKQLSKEKPHNLTDIPEMSSRSSFQGYHTDDYDKVKEWIEEVLREDADDDAALKIEKNSLVKCYELPIDIFTSSKIKPDVIVYWDEDKPIVLIEVVSSPHSVTVRKLCWDLVHHLIWIRNSATEITEWSGFVFPYSFTSSKTEKSCVSQVSCTWDEKKAIFSFDVTPLVKSDVKARFLRTLKGQCTLMKGIASFQSITTSIPLASNSDCLAQLGEGYYQLPSIQSILLASDAERMVLKFPLNIAEREKLLAFSENFPRLLRRANVLSVDELQFLVPLHGDDDEPAFKVIGDNDFFCFPMLFPPMSRKEARRCLGDFYKSVSEAISQLHAAASRAHSDIRLENICFREIQGQYKAVLIDLDRAQRCSEKFDFIGEEVSVMYPKAETAPAVFTYRNLDWYQLGVMLNFCLFGDDETTYHKMELKDTATEPFSTLLKGERCPSSHNFNTTSSLKDVIKERMI; from the exons ATGGCTTCtattgatgatgatgatgccaACACATTTTCTAACCCTAAAAAAGTTTCAA aagcaaaaaagaagaaaacgggaactgatgtcgccgccgccggctctTCTatggcggcgacggcggcagcggcggcgccTGCTAAAAGTTGGG AAGAGATACTACAAACGCCGCGCAAGACGCACTGTGCAAATCGCTTTGCGTTACCGTCAACAGCAAAGGCAGCAACGGGTTCAACATCAAGAAAAGTCTCAGCGACTCCTTTTCCAATTGCACTTTTCGACGCGAGTAAAGTCAATCGCGTGACCGATGAACAGCTCCTCAAACAATTgagcaaagaaaaaccgCACAACTTGACTGATATTCCAGAAATGAGTTCTCGTTCTTCATTTCAAGGCTATCACACAGACGATTACGACAAGGTGAAGGAGTGGATTGAGGAAGTGCTGCGTGAAGatgctgatgatgatgcagCCTTgaaaatagagaaaaattctCTAGTCAAGTGTTATGAGCTTCCCATCGACATCTTCACAAGTTCAAAAATAAAACCTGATGTTATTGTCTACTGGGATGAGGACAAGCCGATCGTTCTCATTGAAGTTGTCTCAAGTCCTCACAGTGTGACAGTGAGAAAGCTTTGCTGGGATCTGGTACATCACTTGATTTGGATACGGAATAGCGCCACGGAGATTACGGAATGGAGCGGTTTCGTCTTTCCATACAGCTTCACCTCATCAAAAACGGAAAAGTCATGCGTTTCTCAAGTATCCTGCACGTGggacgaaaagaaagcgatattttcatttgacgtcacgccaCTTGTAAAGAGCGACGTCAAGGCTCGGTTTCTGCGTACGCTTAAGGGTCAGTGCACTTTGATGAAAGGGATCGCCTCGTTTCAAAGCATTACGACGTCTATTCCCCTTGCATCTAATTCTGATTGCTTGGCACAGCTCGGAGAAGGATATTACCAGTTGCCTTCAATTCAATCCATTCTTTTAGCCAGTGATGCTGAAAGGATGGTATTGAAATTTCCTTTGAACATagctgaaagagaaaagttgCTTGCTTTTTCAGAAAATTTCCCGCGACTACTACGACGTGCCAATGTTCTCAGTGTTGATGAGTTGCAATTTTTGGTTCCTCTTcacggtgacgacgacgaacctgCATTCAAAGTTATTGGCGACAATGATTTCTTCTGCTTTCCAATGCTGTTCCCTCCTATGTCTCGCAAGGAGGCCCGCCGCTGCCTTGGAGATTTCTACAAAAGCGTCAGCGAGGCCATCAGTCAACTGCATGCAGCAGCTTCCCGCGCACACTCAGACATACGACTCGAAAACATCTGTTTTCGCGAAATTCAAGGACAATACAAAG CTGTCCTCATTGACTTGGATAGGGCGCAAAGATGCTCTGAAAAGTTCGACTTTATCGGAGAAGAAGTCAGCGTCATGTATCCCAAGGCAGAGACCGCACCAGCTGTCTTTACTTATCGAAATCTCGATTGGTATCAACTCGGTGTCATGCTGAATTTCTGCCTgtttggcgacgacgagacgacttACCATAAAATGGAATTGAAAGATACTGCTACAGAACCGTTTTCTACACTGCTCAAAG GAGAAAGATGTCCTTCAAGTCACAACTTCaacacgacgtcgtcacttAAAGATGTCATTAAG GAACGAATGATATAA
- the LOC136199911 gene encoding uncharacterized protein, with the protein MSLFRKKVDLCFVTTTAMEFSSARDVLINVTRSPLAGPSPCFHSDTNELVTMVFSTTWKDFFDDGRSLEVALVKADDMRSHKAAEFVESLSRTPLRPSVIAMVGVCAGNPKREGLQLGDLVVPHAIFLDDGKQYADGEQGRTESLPARIDETLRKIAGVIGKDAPWVKYIPKALKSIKPPIRLKEKRPPVIHMNEFVSGDNLKETADWDAMSERIGRRLTGYDMEGFGFYAGCKLYLGSSKRIFVKGVSHYKSKDINISVISYQQYCCASATALVLYLAILGRLALFGTDDTDQDRHSLPERVNSDLMMAVAELAKGKWQFLLLCLGLNERATSQYQERSYDDFVRVLSIISDWKLKKGKAALVSKLVKACIQIGISEDEIVKEYKRLARRKNDDTDQGKQPPEAAASSLSLPGTNESQRIYDEALKRGSVAVNRSGIIIVGQNGAGKSCLVDSLLNRPFDNNKASTEGAAVTMTHTVARKWVATESSDHLDSLVAEGCYRASREFTILKEPTFSIPESSREPESSKSAMESKSPNFAIPAESESPRQEMTPQSSGPLKDDLKAMGIRMKTLTPNQKRQLDSFRKNKPSEEDLLQQGVSIRDIWDLGGQEVYLATHSALLPDNKEFSLSIYMVVTDISKSLLDRAESFYRLPSGEVIDQTSELGWIRRNEDYPLYWFSSIATAQDDAQKSDDSMGEEEEVCPPPVFAIGTHRDVLEKDKKRFPDSAAVEKWLKQQEERFEKLLEDSDFVTHIVLPKHLTDCNDATFQEMTHHLKSVFLVDNTLSGLESPCHTIFQLRQRVDRMTKRYWQKKKQPLFWVYLELLLFFWEKDAKTVVAKVEDISKLANEACEIQTEKEVLIALKYLANVGAILFYPDVKDLSDFVFTSPSWVIKALSAFVTATPPGPKMLQKWGYLKKTGIMTEDLLDYRLKQMRNVSANFSFSPEQVEENKLIIRLLHLLDIITPVPPELSLNSFYVPSMLRTLSVPNCSLLWKKHTYESPFPAPLIVLPTKSKFVSECLYFRLITRFLRLYPKRPQLSRHQCIFLAKDEESSVKVEVELLYHSRGHWVALTVRFLRKADVKMSSSLLALIRERFSEEWESACQQGMRGFKYRVCCQLKEATCKGEDFEIDNRDLLVITDSKDADRDENYQYSPRDAEVYNGFNSRLSLEKEELSNIDIWFEHEVGSAQSKDRHLLPEEIDSNLKMAVAELAQGRWERLLLCLGLNERVTSQYKEESKDNIVRVCSIISDWKLGKGREASVSNLVAACIQIGISEDEIVKEYKRR; encoded by the exons ATGTCCCTCTTCAGGAAGAAAGTGGACCTTTGCTTCGTTACGACAACGGCGATGGAGTTTTCTAGCGCCAGGGATGTTCTGATAAACGTAACACGATCTCCGTTGGCCGGTCCGTCCCCCTGTTTTCATTCCGACACAAACGAACTCGTCACTATGGTCTTCTCTACCACTTGGAAAGATTTCTTTGACGACGGTCGTTCGCTTGAAGTCGCTCTTGTCAAAGCCGACGATATGAGGAGTCATAAGGCTGCCGAGTTTGTGGAGTCACTGTCACGCACTCCGCTTAGGCCGTCCGTAATCGCCATGGTGGGAGTGTGCGCTGGCAATCCCAAACGCGAAGGTCTTCAGCTAGGAGATCTTGTAGTGCCTCACGCGATTTTCCTCGACGACGGGAAGCAGTATGCAGATGGCGAGCAGGGCAGAACAGAGTCTCTCCCCGCCCGAATTGATGAAACGCTCAGGAAAATTGCTGGAGTGATAGGGAAAGATGCGCCGTGGGTAAAGTACATCCCGAAAGCATTGAAGAGCATCAAGCCACCCATTCgtctgaaagagaagagaccGCCAGTCATTCACATGAACGAATTCGTCTCGGGTGATAACCTGAAAGAAACTGCAGATTGGGATGCAATGTCTGAAAGAATTGGGCGAAGGCTGACAGGCTATGACATGGAAGGGTTTGGCTTTTATGCCGGCTGTAAACTGTATTTGGGCAGCAGCAAGCGGATTTTTGTCAAAGGGGTGTCACATTATAAATCAAAAGACATCAACATTTCTGTCATATCTTATCAACAGTATTGCTGTGCGTCAGCTACAGCACTTGTTCTTTACTTAGCAATATTAGGTCGTCTGGCACTTTTTGGAACAGATGACACTGATCAAG ATCGCCATTCACTGCCTGAGAGAGTCAACAGTGATCTGATGATGGCTGTTGCTGAATTAGCTAAAGGAAAGTGgcagtttcttcttctatgcTTGGGACTGAATGAAAGGGCCACTTCTCAGTATCAAGAGCGAAGTTACGATGATTTTGTTAGAGTGCTCAGCATAATATCTGATTGGAAGCTTAAGAAGGGAAAAGCGGCTTTAGTGAGCAAGCTTGTAAAAGCTTGTATTCAAATTGGTATCAGTGAGGATGAAATTGTCAAAGAATACAAAAGACtggcaagaagaaaaaatgacgacaCTGATCAAG gTAAGCAACCACCTGAGGCAGCGGCTTCCAGTTTGTCGCTTCCTGGAACGAATGAGAGTCAGAGAATATACGACGAGGCGCTAAAGCGCGGCTCTGTTGCGGTGAATCGATCTGGAATCATCATTGTCGGGCAGAATGGCGCTGGCAAATCGTGCCTCGTGGATTCTCTTTTGAACAGACCGTTTGATAACAACAAGGCGAGCACGGAGGGAGCGGCAGTTACAATGACGCACACAGTAGCTCGGAAATGGGTAGCTACGGAGAGCAGCGATCATTTAGATTCGCTCGTTGCGGAGGGCTGCTATCGTGCAAGTCGGGAATTTACAATTCTTAAGGAACCTACATTTAGTATTCCCGAATCGAGTCGCGAACCAGAGAGCTCCAAGTCTGCCATGGAGTCAAAGAGCCCCAACTTTGCAATACCGGCCGAGTCAGAGAGTCCACGACAGGAGATGACGCCGCAATCATCAGGGCCATTAAAAGATGATTTAAAAGCGATGGGAATTCGGATGAAAACCCTTACACCCAATCAGAAACGCCAACTAGACAGCTTCCGGAAAAACAAACCGAGCGAAGAGGATCTCCTTCAGCAAGGTGTAAGCATTCGTGATATATGGGACTTGGGAGGGCAGGAGGTCTACCTTGCCACTCATTCCGCTTTACTACCGGACAACAAGGAGTTCTCATTATCTATCTATATGGTCGTGACCGATATTTCAAAGTCGCTGTTGGACAGAGCGGAGTCCTTCTATCGACTGCCGAGCGGCGAGGTGATCGACCAGACGAGCGAACTCGGTTGGATTCGCCGAAACGAGGACTATCCTCTATACTGGTTCAGTTCGATCGCAACCGCGCAAGACGACGCgcagaagagcgacgattcgatgggcgaagaggaagaagtttGTCCTCCTCCCGTGTTCGCCATCGGTACTCATAGAGACGTTCTCGAAAAGGACAAGAAAAGGTTTCCTGATTCCGCTGCCGTTGAAAAATGGCTCAAGCAGCAAGAAGAACGCTTTGAAAAGCTTCTTGAAGACAGCGACTTCGTTACCCACATTGTTTTGCCCAAACATTTGACTGACTGTAACGATGCAACATTTCAAGAAATGACTCATCACTTAAAGAGCGTATTTTTGGTAGACAACACTCTATCCGGTTTAGAGTCTCCCTGTCATACTATTTTTCAGCTGCGCCAGAGGGTGGACCGTATGACAAAGAGATACtggcaaaaaaagaagcagcCTCTGTTTTGGGTATACCTCGaacttctccttttcttttgggaGAAGGACGCGAAGACGGTCGTTGCAAAAGTCGAAGACATTTCTAAGCTGGCGAATGAGGCGTGCGAAATTCAAACGGAAAAAGAAGTCTTGATTGCGCTGAAGTATTTAGCCAACGTTGGAGCCATTCTGTTCTATCCGGACGTCAAGGATCTAAGCGATTTTGTATTCACGTCTCCTTCGTGGGTGATCAAAGCCCTCTCGGCTTTCGTCACAGCCACTCCCCCTGGACCGAAAATGCTGCAGAAATGGGGATATCTGAAGAAGACGGGAATCATGACCGAAGATCTGTTAGACTATCGTCTGAAACAGATGCGAAACGTTTCGGCCAATTTTAGTTTTAGTCCGGAACAAGTTGAGGAGAACAAGCTCATCATACGACTTCTCCATCTTCTCGACATTATAACACCTGTTCCTCCTGAATTGTCGCTCAATTCGTTCTACGTTCCTTCAATGCTAAGAACGTTATCTGTTCCCAATTGCTCCCTTCTTTGGAAGAAGCACACCTACGAGTCGCCTTTCCCAGCTCCACTTATCGTCCTTCCCACGAAATCGAAGTTCGTCTCAGAATGCCTCTATTTTCGTCTAATAACTCGCTTCCTACGCTTGTATCCCAAAAGACCGCAGCTTTCTCGTCACCAGTGCATTTTCCTGGCTAAAGACGAGGAATCATCTGTAAAAG TTGAAGTCGAACTGTTGTATCACAGTAGAGGCCATTGGGTTGCCCTGACAGTTCGTTTCCTCAGAAAAGCTGACGTGAAGATGAGCTCGTCTCTCTTAGCCTTAATTCGAGAGAGGTTTTCTGAGGAATGGGAGAGTGCTTGCCAGCAGGGTATGAGAGGCTTTAAATATAGAGTTTGCTGTCAGCTAAAGGAAGCGACTTGTAAAGGCGAGGATTTTGAGATTGATAATCGGGACCTTCTTGTTATTACTGACAGCAAGGATGCTGACAGGGACGAAAATTATCAATATTCTCCCAGGGACGCTGAGGTGTACAACGGATTCAATAGTCGGCTGTCTCTGGAAAAGGAGGAACTTTCCAACATTGACATTTGGTTTGAGCACGAGGTCGGTTCTGCACAATCCAAAG atcGTCATTTACTGCCTGAGGAAATCGACAGTAATCTGAAAATGGCTGTTGCTGAATTAGCTCAAGGAAGGTGggaacgtcttcttctgtGCTTGGGACTGAATGAAAGAGTCACTTCTCAGTACAAAGAGGAAAGCAAAGATAACATTGTTAGAGTGTGCAGCATAATATCGGATTGGAAGCTTGGGAAGGGAAGAGAGGCTTCAGTGAGCAATCTTGTAGCAGCTTGTATTCAAATTGGTATCAGTGAGGATGAAATTGTCAAAGAATACAAAAGACGTTAG
- the LOC136199555 gene encoding cilia- and flagella-associated protein 91-like, protein MERRRRLMEEQETKEWAYREGEIEKIQELRLQVLRKMLEEREKEHNSLNTKRLEHLWSKKQQEKEAKVKHLRKEHIKVIRKLTKERQNVEGKLERRDVIKSYVDGASETYAPLTRVGVFLDRSSERYSVTSHLLNTYQGLLELEASLPDYVMHPRVQARAPKRGSPVGGAAHRLERRVKELDKVDETIRMNKTKDTDSIKPLRFLEKVEKPIPRPPTPTIPTPSPDDESINQATIVLQKLIRGRATQNKMFEGKERRLELIRELRSTHALQSAGQKEKESMRYATLAEQETERREIDCDNRVDKVVEDLAGGHLGDALDYLSKELVRLQEERRVHAFAMMAERVRRMREAEESGMRQVEERRRRTEDEIFRQLVNVHQSTVDTYLEDVILSSVDKTADQQARLEVRKKAEKINEVAHAVEQQRTKLQSEEMVAELVHTFLLPEVEKQTNREKVMRQQRKHIVAAHRAIHEDGEKIIESHKIKPRDSLIKLTSKPDLLSSQSQILAEEDEDDIPNDDHHDEERKDEL, encoded by the exons ATGgagaggcgacgacggctgATGGAGGAGCAGGAGACGAAAGAGTGGGCGTacagagaaggagaaattgaaaa AATTCAAGAATTGAGATTGCAAGTCTTGCGTAAAATGTTggaggaaagagagaaggagCACAACTCGTTGAATACGAAAAGACTGGAGCACTTGTG GTCGAAAAAGCAGCAGGAGAAGGAAGCAAAGGTGAAGCATTTGAGAAAAGAGCACATCAAAG TTATACGCAAATTGACCAAGGAGAGGCAGAATGTGGAAGGAAAACTGGAGCGTcgcgacgtcataaaatcgTACGTTGACGGGGCATCAGAA ACGTACGCTCCGTTGACTCGCGTTGGCGTCTTTCTCGATCGTTCGTCCGAGCGCTACAGCGTGACAAGTCATCTGCTCAATACGTACCAGGGTCTTTTGGAGTTGGAAGCGTCGCTACCGGATTACGTGATGCACCCAAGAGTGCA agcACGAGCTCCGAAGAGGGGCTCACCCGTTGGCGGAGCCGCTCATAGGCTCGAGAGACGAGTGAAGGAGTTGGATAAGGTGGACGAGACTATACGAATGAATAAGACGAAAG ATACGGACTCGATCAAACCGTTGCGTTTCctcgaaaaagtcgaaaagcCAATACCCCGTCCACCCACTCCTACAATCCCCACGCCCTcgcccgacgacgaatcgatcaaCCAAGCGACGATCGTCCTTCAAAAACTCATTCGCGGTCGTGCGACGCAGAATAAGATGTTCGAAGGTAAGGAACGTCGTTTGGAACTCATTCGCGAATTGCGTTCGACGCACGCTCTCCAATCGGCCGGccagaaggagaaggagtcGATGCGCTACGCGACGCTCGCCGAGCAGGAGaccgaacgacgcgaaatcgaTTGCGACAATCGCGTGGATAAAGTCGTGGAGGATTTGGCGGGCGGTCACCTTGGCGACGCGTTGGATTATCTGAGCAAGGAGCTGGTGCGCTTGCAGGAGGAGAGACGCGTGCACGCCTTTGCTATGATGGCGGAGAGAGTGAGACGGATGAGAGAGGCGGAGGAGAGCGGTATGAGGCAGGTGGaggagaggaggagacggaCGGAAGACGAGATCTTTAGACAG ctcgTGAATGTTCACCAATCTACCGTTGATACGTATTTGGAAGACGTTATACTCAGTTCTGTTGATAAGACAGCTGATCAACAA GCGCGGCTGGAGGTTCGAAAGAAAGCGGAGAAAATCAACGAGGTGGCTCACGCAGTGGAACAGCAGAGAACGAAGTTGCAGTCAGAGGAAATGGTTGCTGAATTGGTGcacacgtttcttttgcCAGAAGTGGAAAAGCAGACaaatagagaaaaag TGATGCGTCAACAGCGAAAGCACATCGTTGCAGCTCATCGCGCCATTCATGAAGATggcgaaaaaattattgaatcACATAAGATTAAACCTCGAgatagtttaattaaacttaCCAGCAAGCCTGATTTGTTATCCTCACAGTCACAAATCTTGGCTGAAGAGGATGAGGATGACATTCCCAACGACGACCACCACGACGAAGAGAGGAAGGACGAGTTGTAG
- the LOC136199887 gene encoding uncharacterized protein, translated as MPVFNKKVDLCLVTTTETELYSAKEVLKKITGSLDGPLQCLRSDTKKLATMVFSTTWKHFFDDGRSLEVALVRSGDQRGYKAIEFVDSLSHTPLEPSVIAMVGVCAGNPKFVQLGDLLVPKAISLDDGKQYADGKQGRTETFPIEIDETLKGITTGVIGEDQQWLEYVPEELKSIKPPVSPKEERPPKIHMNEFVSGDNLKETADWDAMAERVGRKLTGYDMEGFGFYDGCKLFLGRSKRIFVKGVSDYASKDTKISDKSYQKYCCASATALVFHLAKLGDATLFGTDDTDQGTINCASAQDSRYPVTFESNQTGNEQHEAAASSLPTSDHHSLPKEVNHDLKIAVAELAQGKWQRLLLYLGLNEKATSEYENQTQDNVVRAYKIISDWKLKKGREASVSKLVTACHKIDISEDEIVREYKRLTRGEGPR; from the exons ATGCCCGTCTTCAACAAGAAAGTGGACCTTTGCCTCGTTACGACCACGGAAACGGAGCTTTACAGCGCCAAGGAAGTTCTCAAAAAGATAACAGGATCTCTGGACGGTCCGCTCCAGTGTTTACGTTCTGACACAAAGAAACTCGCCACTATGGTCTTCTCTACCACTTGGAAACATTTCTTTGACGACGGTCGTTCGCTTGAAGTTGCTCTTGTTCGATCCGGCGATCAGAGGGGTTATAAGGCCATCGAATTTGTTGACTCACTGTCACACACTCCACTTGAGCCGTCCGTAATCGCCATGGTGGGAGTGTGCGCTGGAAATCCCAAGTTCGTCCAGCTAGGAGATCTTTTAGTTCCAAAGGCGATTTCTCTCGACGATGGGAAGCAGTATGCAGATGGCAAGCAGGGCAGAACAGAGACTTTCCCCATCGAAATTGATGAAACGCTGAAGGGAATTACTACTGGAGTGATAGGAGAAGATCAGCAGTGGTTAGAGTACGTCCCAGAAGAATTGAAGAGCATCAAGCCACCCGTTTCTCCGAAAGAGGAGAGACCACCAAAAATTCATATGAACGAATTCGTCTCAGGTGATAACCTGAAAGAAACTGCAGATTGGGATGCAATGGCTGAAAGAGTTGGACGAAAGCTGACAGGCTATGACATGGAAGGGTTTGGCTTTTATGACGGTTGTAAACTGTTCTTAGGCAGAAGCAAGAGGATTTTCGTCAAAGGGGTGTCAGATTATGCATCAAAAGACACCAAAATTTCTGACAAATCTTATCAAAAGTATTGCTGCGCGTCAGCGACAGCGCTTGTTTTTCACCTGGCAAAATTGGGTGATGcgacactttttggaacAGATGACACTGATCAAGGTACAATCAATTGTGCTTCTGCACAGGATTCACGCTATCCAGTTACATTTGAGAGCAATCAGACTG gtAACGAACAACATGAGGCAGCAGCTTCTAGTTTGCCTACTTCAG ATCACCATTCACTGCCTAAGGAAGTCAACCATGATCTGAAGATAGCTGTTGCTGAATTAGCTCAAGGAAAGTGgcagcgtcttcttctatACTTGGGACTGAATGAAAAGGCTACTTCTGAGTATGAAAATCAAACTCAAGATAATGTTGTTAGAGCGTACAAAATAATATCTGATTGGAAGCTTAAGAAGGGAAGAGAGGCTTCAGTGAGCAAGCTTGTAACAGCTTGTCATAAAATTGACATCAGTGAGGATGAAATTGTCAGAGAATACAAAAGACTGACAAGAGGAGAAGGTCCACGTTAG